Proteins from a genomic interval of Actinoalloteichus hymeniacidonis:
- a CDS encoding MFS transporter — translation MSEANAKVDPRLRRARLSVFGVFIANGFLLSMWVVNIPAVQARTDVSHGTLGALLLVLGAGALLGMQIAGPLSDRIGSKLTVIGALAALSIAVTFPGFAVDAVSLGAGLFLFGMFNGAVDVAMNAHAAAVECAYRRPIMSAFHALFSIGGVAGALLGAGLIGAGVPLPGILLGAAALGALLLAGSTPGMLSRAAETAAATPAQTEPAQIEEQPTAAPGADSPNTATAPQPSRSKRVGLSKTGWMLGVTAFLLMLTEGVANDWSALQIANHLDAPESLAALGYAAFSVTMTAGRLAADWIVVRIGPVAVVRYGALIGALGLAIITTSGWLWLTLAGWAILGIGLSGCVPQIFTAAGNLRSGARGMNMSRVVGMGYIGLLSGPALVGWIAEYTTLNTALLAPLLFCLAVPMLAVSLRPDADGPPSASALPAESAALDKSAGRAPEAEAQPRD, via the coding sequence GTGAGCGAAGCGAACGCGAAGGTCGACCCCCGCCTGCGGCGAGCCCGCCTGTCGGTGTTCGGGGTGTTCATCGCCAACGGATTCCTGTTATCGATGTGGGTCGTCAACATCCCCGCCGTGCAGGCACGTACCGATGTCAGCCACGGCACCCTGGGCGCGTTATTGCTGGTATTGGGCGCGGGTGCGCTGCTAGGCATGCAGATCGCCGGTCCGTTGTCCGACCGGATCGGCTCGAAGCTCACCGTCATCGGTGCGCTCGCCGCGCTGTCCATCGCTGTCACCTTTCCCGGGTTCGCAGTCGATGCGGTGTCGCTGGGCGCCGGACTCTTCCTGTTCGGCATGTTCAACGGGGCGGTGGACGTGGCGATGAACGCGCACGCCGCCGCCGTCGAGTGCGCCTACCGGCGGCCGATCATGTCGGCGTTCCATGCCCTGTTCTCGATCGGCGGGGTTGCGGGTGCCCTGCTGGGCGCGGGACTCATCGGCGCAGGGGTGCCGCTGCCGGGCATCCTCCTCGGCGCAGCGGCACTGGGAGCGCTGTTGCTCGCGGGCTCGACCCCCGGAATGCTGTCGCGCGCTGCGGAGACGGCCGCCGCGACACCTGCCCAGACCGAACCTGCGCAGATCGAGGAGCAGCCGACTGCGGCCCCCGGCGCCGATTCGCCGAACACAGCCACCGCACCACAGCCGAGTAGGTCGAAACGGGTCGGACTGTCCAAGACCGGCTGGATGCTCGGGGTGACCGCCTTCCTGCTGATGTTGACCGAGGGCGTCGCCAACGACTGGAGCGCCCTGCAGATCGCGAACCACCTGGACGCGCCGGAATCCTTGGCCGCCCTCGGCTATGCGGCGTTCTCGGTGACGATGACGGCAGGCAGGCTCGCCGCCGACTGGATCGTGGTGCGCATCGGCCCGGTCGCGGTGGTGCGCTACGGCGCGTTGATCGGGGCGCTCGGCTTGGCGATCATCACCACCTCCGGCTGGCTCTGGTTGACCTTGGCGGGATGGGCGATCCTCGGCATCGGTCTCTCCGGCTGTGTGCCGCAGATCTTCACCGCGGCCGGAAACCTGCGATCCGGCGCGCGGGGCATGAACATGTCCCGCGTGGTGGGCATGGGTTACATCGGGCTGCTGTCCGGCCCAGCGCTCGTCGGGTGGATCGCCGAGTACACGACCTTGAACACGGCGCTGCTCGCACCGCTGTTGTTCTGCCTGGCGGTGCCGATGTTGGCGGTGAGCCTGCGCCCCGACGCGGATGGTCCGCCGTCCGCCAGCGCGCTTCCCGCCGAATCAGCGGCGTTGGACAAGTCAGCGGGGAGAGCACCCGAGGCAGAGGCGCAGCCGCGCGACTGA
- a CDS encoding helix-turn-helix domain-containing protein, which translates to MELGPLLRAARARAGITQEELEARSGISVRTIRRVETGRTRSARPETIRLLAVALNTTPEEHRALLSAATELPDVPTADGQPWTAPYEPSASTRSEAGDRAAPRSALQQTLDDAADRLRLLVRSRWQREEERHRIHNPTPLPVRWRPLPTDFTGRRAAGGPDDPVGEALGDLAGELSDIVDTYRRIPSGRLVVLGGAGAGKTILTIRFVLDYLRAPATDDPVPVIFSLGSWNPQRITLREWMVECLLHDDPGLIADSGAGTSLAAALVEADRILPVLDGFDEIHERLRVPAMQELSFARLPMLLTSRRDEYVAAVTKADHELLHAAAIHLEDLSPDDLIDHLPNDRHTTKADSPWGRLLAELRENPERPENAALASALRTPLMVALASAIYSGDPGKDPAALLDADRFPSAESIEEHLVTGFIPNAYRARPGNSRPSWTPDRVQRWFGHLANHLDRLGTPNLAWWQFPKALSPAVRVLGVIVATMILSGTMDFLITAFIGVNALGLGDMLLLALFDGVTVGLVVGLGFGLVYAAVTMVLRIEVTPSRVRLGMSGRSWAGLMRAAPDIAIRVGGGMIIGFLIGVGYGWALLLVRNVLSDGTSALATLMQTTVVLPTHLGLTFSLAGGVVLGLVLAMERPVDLSVATKARAMLVANREAVQNRILVLVPLLTVSLNAMAPLTITFFPGYSWNVAAGFGMGVVGGLVGASCYAATFTAWGQWLILARVWLPLTGRLPWSIIAFLEDAHRRGVLRHTGSVYQFRHARLQAYCLREHARRTLLGATESASRSIARS; encoded by the coding sequence ATGGAATTGGGCCCGCTGCTTCGAGCGGCACGCGCGCGAGCCGGTATCACTCAGGAAGAGTTGGAGGCCCGCTCCGGGATCAGCGTGCGCACGATCCGCAGGGTCGAGACCGGGCGCACCCGCAGTGCCCGACCGGAGACGATCCGGCTGCTCGCGGTGGCGTTGAACACCACCCCGGAGGAACATCGCGCTCTGTTGTCTGCCGCGACGGAGCTGCCCGATGTCCCCACGGCAGACGGGCAGCCGTGGACGGCTCCGTACGAACCGTCGGCGTCCACAAGGTCGGAAGCCGGGGACCGAGCCGCGCCTCGATCAGCATTGCAGCAGACCTTGGACGACGCTGCGGACCGCTTACGGTTACTGGTGCGGTCCCGCTGGCAGCGGGAAGAGGAACGGCACCGTATCCATAATCCGACGCCACTGCCGGTGCGTTGGCGACCGCTTCCCACCGATTTCACCGGTCGACGGGCCGCCGGGGGTCCCGACGACCCCGTAGGCGAAGCGCTGGGCGATCTGGCCGGTGAGTTGAGCGACATCGTCGATACCTATCGGCGGATTCCCTCGGGCAGGCTCGTCGTGTTGGGTGGTGCCGGGGCGGGCAAGACGATTCTGACGATTCGGTTCGTCCTCGACTATCTACGCGCGCCGGCGACCGACGACCCGGTGCCGGTGATCTTCAGCCTCGGGTCGTGGAATCCACAGCGCATCACCCTGCGCGAATGGATGGTCGAGTGTCTGCTTCACGACGATCCCGGCCTGATCGCGGATTCGGGCGCCGGCACCTCGCTCGCGGCCGCCCTCGTCGAAGCCGATCGGATCCTGCCGGTGCTCGATGGGTTCGACGAGATCCATGAGCGCCTTCGCGTCCCTGCGATGCAGGAACTCAGTTTCGCCCGGTTACCGATGCTGTTGACCAGTAGGCGCGACGAGTACGTCGCGGCGGTGACGAAGGCAGACCACGAGCTCTTGCATGCCGCCGCAATCCATTTGGAGGACCTCAGCCCGGACGATCTCATCGACCACCTCCCCAACGATCGACACACCACGAAAGCCGACTCCCCGTGGGGCCGGCTGTTGGCCGAGCTACGGGAGAACCCGGAACGCCCCGAGAACGCAGCGCTCGCCTCGGCACTGCGCACCCCGCTCATGGTGGCGCTCGCCAGTGCCATCTACAGCGGCGACCCGGGCAAGGACCCGGCGGCGCTGTTGGATGCCGACCGGTTCCCCAGCGCCGAGTCCATCGAGGAACATCTCGTCACGGGCTTCATCCCCAATGCCTATCGAGCTCGCCCGGGCAACTCCCGGCCAAGCTGGACGCCTGATCGGGTGCAGCGTTGGTTCGGTCACCTGGCAAACCATCTGGATCGGCTGGGCACACCGAACCTGGCGTGGTGGCAGTTCCCGAAGGCTTTGAGCCCGGCGGTCAGGGTGTTGGGGGTGATCGTGGCGACGATGATCCTGTCCGGCACGATGGATTTCTTGATCACGGCATTCATCGGAGTCAATGCGCTCGGTCTCGGTGACATGCTGCTGTTGGCGTTGTTCGACGGGGTGACCGTCGGGCTGGTGGTCGGTCTTGGCTTCGGGCTGGTCTATGCCGCTGTCACCATGGTCTTGCGCATCGAGGTCACACCGTCTCGGGTCCGCCTGGGCATGTCCGGACGCAGCTGGGCCGGGTTGATGCGTGCCGCTCCGGATATCGCCATCCGGGTGGGCGGCGGAATGATCATCGGCTTCCTGATCGGTGTTGGCTACGGCTGGGCACTGCTATTGGTACGCAACGTCCTGTCCGACGGAACATCTGCGCTGGCAACGCTGATGCAGACCACCGTGGTCCTTCCGACCCATCTGGGGCTCACCTTCAGCCTTGCCGGTGGTGTGGTGCTCGGTCTTGTCCTGGCCATGGAACGCCCGGTGGACCTGAGCGTCGCAACGAAGGCGCGCGCCATGCTCGTGGCGAATCGCGAGGCGGTCCAGAATCGGATCCTGGTGCTGGTCCCGCTACTGACGGTGTCCCTCAACGCGATGGCGCCGTTGACTATCACCTTCTTCCCCGGTTATTCCTGGAATGTCGCAGCCGGCTTCGGCATGGGCGTGGTCGGTGGCCTGGTGGGAGCGTCGTGTTATGCCGCCACCTTCACCGCCTGGGGTCAGTGGCTGATCCTCGCTCGGGTCTGGCTGCCGCTGACCGGACGGCTGCCGTGGTCGATCATCGCCTTCCTCGAGGATGCCCATCGGCGGGGAGTTCTTCGGCATACCGGTTCGGTCTATCAGTTCCGCCATGCCCGGCTTCAGGCCTACTGCCTGCGTGAACATGCCCGACGAACCTTGCTTGGCGCCACCGAATCGGCCTCCCGATCGATCGCGCGGTCTTGA
- a CDS encoding alpha/beta hydrolase produces the protein MNTLLTGHRTSAVALMTATLLTLSLAPATAESLVATADAATQTADQPPSIEDGFGLTVVSEPSWVDETQRTFTFSVAAEQVPTPTLLPGQKPGEHAITVTLPEDYDPGGARRYPVLYSLHGYGDRPDNPVNQLLAERSTEGTPLITVQPNGGRSWYANWLNPRELGPQNWQDFHLDGVLPLIDANLPTDATKQGRAIIGHSMGGFGAFRYARQRPELFSAVGSMSGGLDLLDQEQRAAVVASLVTSVGGLPTASADSIFGLPIWPVDEVWNAESPAQHVAELRGMDIAMYVGNGGNLTVDPVQAIVENRARETNLVTAANLTAAGIPFEFVDYGDGSDWAPGCTGKHAQVSCLQADLDHFVESVLHHRPGSR, from the coding sequence ATGAACACCCTCCTGACAGGACACCGAACCTCGGCGGTGGCCTTGATGACCGCCACACTCCTCACGCTTTCGTTGGCGCCCGCCACGGCGGAATCCCTCGTCGCGACGGCGGATGCCGCAACGCAGACGGCCGACCAGCCGCCGAGTATCGAGGACGGTTTCGGCCTCACCGTCGTGTCCGAACCGAGCTGGGTCGACGAGACACAGCGCACCTTCACGTTCTCCGTCGCCGCCGAACAGGTTCCGACCCCGACGTTGCTGCCCGGTCAGAAACCCGGTGAGCACGCCATCACGGTGACGCTGCCCGAGGACTACGACCCCGGCGGCGCGCGTCGCTATCCCGTCCTCTACTCCTTGCATGGCTACGGTGATCGCCCGGACAACCCGGTGAACCAGCTGTTGGCCGAGCGGAGCACCGAGGGCACCCCGTTGATCACCGTGCAGCCCAACGGTGGTCGTAGCTGGTACGCGAATTGGCTGAACCCTCGCGAACTCGGCCCGCAGAACTGGCAGGACTTCCACCTCGATGGCGTGCTGCCGCTGATCGACGCGAATCTGCCCACCGACGCCACCAAGCAGGGCCGGGCGATCATCGGACACTCGATGGGCGGCTTCGGCGCCTTCCGCTACGCCCGCCAGCGACCCGAGCTCTTCTCGGCGGTCGGCAGCATGTCCGGCGGGCTGGATCTGCTCGACCAAGAACAACGCGCGGCGGTGGTCGCCAGCCTGGTCACCTCGGTGGGTGGGCTGCCCACCGCTTCTGCAGACTCGATCTTCGGACTGCCGATCTGGCCTGTCGACGAGGTGTGGAACGCCGAGAGCCCGGCACAGCACGTTGCCGAACTCCGAGGCATGGACATCGCGATGTACGTCGGTAACGGCGGCAACCTCACCGTCGACCCCGTGCAGGCGATCGTGGAGAACCGCGCCCGCGAGACGAACCTGGTGACCGCGGCCAATCTCACCGCCGCAGGCATTCCTTTCGAGTTCGTCGACTACGGCGACGGCTCCGACTGGGCTCCGGGCTGTACCGGCAAGCACGCCCAGGTGAGTTGCCTGCAGGCCGATCTCGACCACTTCGTCGAGTCGGTGCTGCATCACCGACCGGGATCGCGCTGA